Proteins from a genomic interval of Clostridium sp. M62/1:
- a CDS encoding head decoration protein: MSKRLDETIGAVGFDNLINGQYPPAEVFTVKIRKEATEAKIYKRGTVLALSAGTAGDGLRVILGTTAKSNETLTANCVLADDVEVGTASDAVATAYRTGHFNENSLITDNSHAISETDKEALRSAGILLSDAVAY; encoded by the coding sequence ATGAGTAAAAGACTCGACGAGACGATCGGGGCCGTAGGCTTCGACAACCTGATCAATGGCCAGTACCCGCCCGCAGAGGTTTTCACTGTGAAGATCCGCAAGGAAGCCACAGAAGCCAAAATCTACAAGCGCGGCACTGTTCTGGCACTCTCCGCCGGTACAGCAGGCGACGGCTTGCGTGTAATTCTCGGTACCACTGCGAAAAGCAACGAGACGCTGACGGCCAACTGCGTGCTGGCTGACGACGTGGAAGTCGGAACGGCTTCCGACGCGGTGGCGACTGCATACCGTACCGGCCATTTTAACGAGAACAGCCTGATCACTGACAACAGCCATGCGATCAGCGAAACGGACAAGGAAGCGCTCCGCTCTGCCGGAATCCTGCTCTCTGACGCCGTAGCATACTAA
- a CDS encoding head maturation protease, ClpP-related: MKTKHSGLIMGPAAAPQAPTATKFWNMASTGDDEGEITLYGDVMSQQPVDWWTGEPEPGLFITPEGFMEDLAAVKDKGHITVKLNSCGGDLYTGIAIHNALKALSGEVNVIVEGIAASAASVIMCAGDTVTVYPGSLIMIHGVSVMLWDYMNMQDMKQLMKGMDASERAVAEIYNSKTGIEVDTLRSMMTKETWFTGREALEKGFADAIKEDEDDPEMSMSADRKVLFVNGVRHNVDGLQHVPGTIPVKAIATPPAAKPGANKKKPTTKAAKKEGGNKPMDEKELRAAYPEIVAQIEANARTEAQNTSSEAVAAERQRIEQIDSIAASIPDQQLVHDAKYGDNPCTAQELCFRVMQASAASGQNFLAAYQAEGAKSGAADVGAAPNGGTPASAQEQDAADIQAVVSAYNQTKGGMK; this comes from the coding sequence ATGAAAACCAAACATAGCGGCCTAATCATGGGCCCGGCTGCTGCTCCACAAGCTCCCACGGCGACAAAGTTCTGGAATATGGCCAGCACCGGCGACGACGAGGGAGAAATCACTCTCTACGGCGACGTTATGAGCCAGCAGCCCGTTGACTGGTGGACAGGCGAACCGGAGCCCGGCCTTTTCATCACACCGGAGGGCTTCATGGAGGATCTGGCAGCAGTCAAAGACAAGGGGCACATCACCGTCAAGCTCAATAGCTGCGGCGGCGATCTCTACACCGGGATCGCAATCCACAACGCGCTGAAAGCTCTCAGCGGTGAGGTGAACGTCATTGTCGAGGGAATCGCGGCCAGCGCTGCGAGCGTTATCATGTGCGCGGGTGATACCGTGACCGTGTACCCCGGTTCCCTAATTATGATCCACGGCGTAAGCGTTATGCTCTGGGACTACATGAACATGCAGGACATGAAGCAGCTTATGAAAGGCATGGACGCCAGCGAGCGGGCCGTGGCCGAGATTTACAACAGCAAGACAGGGATCGAAGTCGATACTCTCCGCAGCATGATGACCAAGGAGACGTGGTTCACCGGCCGCGAAGCTCTGGAGAAGGGATTCGCTGACGCGATCAAAGAGGACGAGGACGATCCAGAAATGAGCATGAGCGCCGACAGAAAGGTGCTTTTTGTTAATGGAGTACGCCACAATGTTGACGGGCTCCAGCATGTGCCGGGCACTATCCCGGTGAAAGCAATCGCGACTCCACCGGCTGCAAAGCCCGGAGCAAATAAAAAGAAGCCGACCACAAAGGCGGCAAAAAAAGAAGGAGGTAACAAACCTATGGACGAGAAGGAACTGAGAGCAGCATACCCGGAGATCGTGGCCCAGATTGAGGCCAACGCAAGAACCGAAGCGCAGAACACTTCCAGCGAGGCTGTGGCGGCAGAGCGCCAGAGAATCGAGCAGATCGACTCGATCGCCGCCTCTATCCCGGATCAGCAGCTCGTACACGACGCCAAGTACGGCGACAACCCTTGCACAGCTCAGGAGCTTTGCTTCCGTGTTATGCAGGCCAGCGCAGCGTCAGGCCAGAATTTCCTCGCAGCATATCAGGCAGAGGGAGCAAAATCCGGAGCCGCAGACGTAGGCGCAGCACCTAACGGCGGCACGCCTGCAAGCGCTCAGGAACAGGACGCAGCAGACATTCAGGCGGTAGTTTCCGCCTATAACCAGACCAAAGGAGGTATGAAGTAA
- a CDS encoding phage tail sheath family protein, whose amino-acid sequence MAYLHGAYGEIGESKVASVTQADVVAAYIGTAPVNLIRGYADKDLVNMPVKVTNMSEVQSLVGYSDDWETFTLGSAFAEHFDNTVGNVGPIYIVNVLDPAVHKSAQKTTKALTFTDGKAEFESDKIILDTFAIADKAEGVDYALSYSMAKHTVTVTLLKETDGAELSATFDTVDTSKVQAADIIGEKTETGEYTGLASMALLYQYHNAVLNILAAPGWSHIPAVYKAMVSTIQKLNGHWDSFVHADVPLEDKGTKIDTLAKAQKWAIDNGYTSEFSKVYWPKIKDGNGRIFWLSTVGAATMQRVDLSHDGVPFESPSNKEIMATSQYFGEDSKNRGFDQETANKLNEKGITTACFWGGRWVLWGPHTAAYKYNGSMDARAIFDVNIRMLEHITNSFQKDHGTEIDSPMTPQDKDSVLNFEKEKLDTLLGIGALIGTPSVEFVESANPTSNMLNGDFVWDFSVTNTPPFKSGTARVCYTDEGFQSFFATE is encoded by the coding sequence ATGGCATATTTGCATGGCGCATATGGCGAAATCGGCGAAAGCAAAGTGGCTTCCGTCACTCAGGCCGACGTGGTGGCCGCGTATATCGGCACCGCACCGGTGAACCTGATCAGGGGTTACGCTGACAAAGATCTCGTTAATATGCCGGTAAAAGTAACCAATATGAGCGAAGTCCAGAGCCTCGTCGGCTACTCCGACGACTGGGAAACATTCACCCTCGGTTCTGCGTTCGCTGAGCACTTCGACAACACCGTCGGAAATGTGGGCCCGATCTATATCGTGAACGTGCTCGATCCTGCGGTGCATAAATCCGCACAGAAAACCACAAAGGCCCTGACCTTCACAGACGGCAAGGCAGAGTTTGAGAGCGACAAGATCATTCTCGACACCTTCGCGATCGCTGACAAGGCCGAGGGCGTGGACTATGCTCTCTCTTATAGCATGGCAAAGCACACAGTAACCGTGACACTGCTCAAAGAGACTGACGGGGCCGAACTCTCCGCAACCTTCGACACCGTGGATACTTCCAAGGTGCAGGCGGCCGACATTATCGGTGAGAAAACCGAAACCGGAGAATATACCGGACTGGCTTCCATGGCTCTACTCTATCAGTACCACAACGCCGTGCTCAATATTCTGGCAGCTCCGGGCTGGAGTCATATCCCGGCCGTATACAAGGCCATGGTGAGCACTATCCAGAAACTCAACGGCCACTGGGACAGCTTCGTTCACGCCGACGTTCCTCTGGAGGACAAAGGAACCAAGATCGACACGCTCGCAAAGGCTCAGAAATGGGCCATTGACAACGGCTACACCAGCGAGTTCTCGAAGGTATACTGGCCGAAGATTAAGGACGGCAACGGCCGGATCTTCTGGCTGTCCACAGTAGGCGCCGCCACTATGCAGCGCGTAGACCTGAGCCACGACGGCGTTCCGTTTGAATCTCCGTCCAACAAGGAAATCATGGCCACGAGCCAGTATTTCGGTGAGGACTCCAAGAACCGCGGCTTCGATCAGGAAACCGCGAACAAGCTCAACGAAAAAGGAATCACAACAGCCTGCTTCTGGGGTGGCCGCTGGGTATTGTGGGGCCCTCATACTGCTGCGTACAAGTACAACGGCAGCATGGACGCCCGCGCGATCTTCGACGTAAATATCCGTATGCTGGAGCATATCACGAACAGCTTCCAGAAGGATCACGGAACTGAGATCGACAGCCCTATGACTCCGCAGGACAAGGACAGCGTGCTGAATTTTGAAAAGGAAAAGCTCGACACCCTTCTGGGAATCGGTGCCCTGATCGGTACCCCGTCCGTGGAATTTGTGGAGAGCGCGAACCCT
- a CDS encoding major capsid protein: MAFNFYDTHTLLASVQQLPPLHSFLLDRYFPTNAASDVFATDDVLVEYRKGSKKAAPFVAPRKGGITILREGYTMKRFTPAHMAPKRPLSIDDLKKRGFGEALYTNLTPAQRQGVIMLGDLDELRDMNTRRKEAMAAEVIFTNGCIMHEYTDDLGTYEEKEVRYYDGTSNPAKYTPSADWADTEAGGKQMIDDVAAMISMLSKRGLPATECLMAPDVADLFLRNPWILKLLDNRNYNIGGVDPETLPAGASKIARLNIKGRMIDFLTYEDTYTELDGTVKQYIPQGMIAVGAPAAGRTVYGAITQVEQTDGEFHTYTGVNVPKYISDAAHNIRELTLSSAPLPMPNNECPFSVAKVIN, encoded by the coding sequence ATGGCTTTTAATTTTTATGATACCCACACACTGCTCGCCTCCGTGCAGCAGCTCCCGCCGCTTCACTCTTTCCTTTTGGATCGCTATTTCCCTACTAACGCCGCCTCTGACGTGTTCGCCACTGACGACGTGCTGGTGGAATACCGCAAGGGATCCAAGAAAGCGGCACCTTTTGTAGCACCTCGCAAGGGCGGGATCACGATCCTGCGCGAAGGCTACACCATGAAGCGCTTCACTCCGGCGCATATGGCACCGAAGCGCCCACTCTCCATTGACGACCTGAAAAAGAGAGGCTTCGGGGAGGCTCTTTATACTAACCTGACTCCGGCCCAGAGGCAGGGCGTGATCATGCTCGGAGATCTCGACGAACTCCGCGACATGAACACCCGCAGAAAAGAGGCCATGGCTGCCGAGGTAATCTTCACCAACGGCTGCATTATGCACGAGTACACGGACGACCTCGGCACTTACGAGGAAAAGGAAGTCCGTTACTATGACGGCACCAGCAACCCGGCAAAATATACCCCTTCCGCAGACTGGGCCGACACTGAGGCAGGCGGCAAGCAGATGATCGACGACGTGGCCGCCATGATCTCCATGTTGAGTAAAAGAGGGCTCCCTGCGACCGAGTGCCTCATGGCTCCAGACGTTGCGGATCTTTTCCTCCGCAATCCGTGGATCCTGAAACTGCTCGACAACCGCAACTACAATATCGGAGGCGTAGATCCTGAGACTCTGCCTGCCGGTGCTTCCAAGATCGCCCGCCTGAATATCAAGGGCCGAATGATCGACTTCCTCACTTATGAGGACACATACACCGAGCTGGACGGAACTGTAAAGCAGTATATCCCGCAGGGCATGATCGCGGTAGGCGCTCCGGCTGCTGGCCGTACTGTTTACGGCGCGATCACTCAGGTGGAGCAGACCGACGGCGAGTTCCATACTTACACCGGCGTGAACGTGCCGAAGTATATCAGCGACGCTGCTCACAACATCCGCGAGCTCACTCTCAGCTCTGCACCGCTGCCTATGCCTAACAACGAGTGCCCGTTCAGCGTGGCGAAAGTTATCAACTAA